Below is a genomic region from Populus trichocarpa isolate Nisqually-1 chromosome 15, P.trichocarpa_v4.1, whole genome shotgun sequence.
atatatatatatatatatatatatatatatatatatatatatatatatatatatatatatatatgtgttgcGTTTGTCTCTTTCCCTAGTGgcacaatatttatttaataagattattgacaattaataatttatttatgcatATTAGCATATGAATATGATATGTTAACTACTCGGgattttatctattaaatttctGCACGTCTTAAAATATAGTATTATGGTTAGTTGTGGTGTACTTTTCTATGTTAATAAATAGTATATAAAGGTTGATAAATGATGGAGGGTGGTTGTATTATCACATTCACGGgtgaccattttattttttatttttttgcataaagtcattattattatcattaaaaacccAGTTAAAATTGCACCGAGGCTTGTAGCCCAGCGGCAGAGGCAAGGTTTCCTTGTCTTTGTCACCTGGGTTCGAGCCTCAGCGTGGAtgtctgtcacccccgcggtgtcttacctgTTTACTaagcttgcagggtgttcagtgggtccgCGGATTAGTTGTGGTACGCGTAAGCTGGTCCAGACACCccgggttaccaaaaaaaaaaaaaccagttaaaatctcaaaaaaaggaaaaacaaatctaaaagaaCAAATTATCTAAGGCACACATGTACTCCCTGAAAACAGACAAAAATATACTAATACAGTGAATTGACTCAGTTTGCTGTCGGCCAAAGAATGTGTCGTAATATCCTTACTGGGGCGTTGCTTATTGACCTGTTCTCATGATTGAGTATTCATGTGTTTGGTGATGTGCTAACCACAAATAATTGTGTTCAATTTATTGATTTCAGTGACgattttcttgtcttttcttttcttttttactgctTCTTTGTCTGACTCGGTAAATCTCCAACCCATTCAGCTCAAAAACTCAGCTTTTCTGTTATTTTAAACTCAgataagaagaagagaaacatccTAGGCTACGAGGTCTTGTGGTTTcatatattttacatatgttGGGGGTGCATGCATAGCATTAAGATTTGTGCAATTACTTCagcaaaattctcaaataattaattcagcAATATGCATCACTAGTGCCATTAGTCAACTAGGGCAGGTAATAGAACAATACAATATTTCAGCGATAATAAGAGAAATGTTCATGTTAATTAGAGTTAATTTTCATGGGAGGACATCATGATGTGTTAAGATTGTAGAgatattagttttatttgataaaaattaaatacaaggtaATGcaggtctgtgcaagtttcaagttcaaaaagctttcacttgagggggtgtgttagaaaataatatataaatcatattatcgaatcttatctaataacttaaattaatgagttgagatggttcaaggtattagtttttttttttttttactgaaaatcCGATGTAATTtactcttatgttttttttttttattaacgttgaACAGGATTGTAGCACCAACACAGCAAGCAAGAAAGGTTAACTTGCTTGAGGCAgactaatttatatatattgattgaagGTTCAGTTGGTTCATATATACCAtccaaattcaataaaaaatattttcagtctcttcaagaaattaattaaaaccagCTAAACGATTCTATATGATCGATCGTGAAAGGAGATGTATGCCAGCACAGCAACCAccatattatataatttcatacaTTTGGACAATCttcctataattttatttaagaaatcatAAACCTCAACGTCCATAGTATTCAAATGTTGCCATAACAATTCATTGTTTCATGAACTTATTTCGAGCTAGCTAGTTCTAGTAAAGAGTTTTTGTACAGATTTTGTTCTCTTCGATGATCAATTAATGATATAGCATAGTTATATTTGTGCAAAAAGGTGTTTTAGCAGTAGAAAATGATGAATGATAATTTACTTACCAGAAGCTTTAGCAAGCATGAGCGAAAGAAATTGGGGTATGGGGCGTTGGCTGCGTGCTTGCTCATTACGTTGAGTTTTTTCATCGTCTTTAACCCTTATTTGGGTCCTCTACCACTTTGTAAGTCGTCCATTGTTCTTGCACTTCAGCTATCAAATCTGAGATGGTGCCTATGTATCGATTTCTTTGAACGCTATTTTTCCCAACATCCGATGGTTTTGCAGTGAATTTCATGCTATCAACGGGGGATGATCAGAAACTATTTGCTGTAAATGACACAAGTAGCTCTTTGCAAATGGACAAAGGTAagctttttttatcatgaatgcTTACACAGAAACGCGTTTAGTTGAATcagtaattaaattatatctaatttaATTAGGTCTATTCGTTATTTATTTTGAGGATGCAGAAATTATTACAATCAATGATGCAAGCAGCTCTCAGGAGGCAGTAGCTAGGGGTGAGTTTAAAGATAAGAAAAGCTCAGCTATTTAAGCACTAAGGACTCCTGATAGTTCATCTGGGTGAGGTGCAATGTCAAGGAAGTTTGTATGATTATCAAGCCTTGCTAACAAGATTTATTCCTGTATTTTGAAGATGCAGAAATGgttagaaatgaaaagaaattgatcAATGATACTGGCAGCTCCAGGCAAACAATCAATGGTAAGTCTTGATGAACTCTGAAACTTCAACACGTGATGATTAGCTCAAACTAGGTCAGTTATCGCTCTgttgaattgaagaaattacGTAAATTTTAACACAAGTTATTTGGTGTTGGTTCTTAACGATGCAGAAATTGTGATTAAAGATTCCCTGATAGTCAATGATACAAGTAGCTCTCAGCAAATAGCTACTGGTGAGCTACACATAAGCAGAGTTAACATTACCTTTTGACTTGATGACACTTCATAAATCCCTCACACACAGGCTCTTTTCAATTTTCCTAGATGCAGATGCTGCAACAATGAATGAAAAGATCGAGCTGCGCTGCAATATCATGGGAAGATCAGAGTTCTGCGAGATAAAAGGGGACATCAGGATTGATGGAAATTCCTCCACTGCTTTCATTGTCTCATCTGAAACCGATATCTTGACAGCAGAAAACACCTCATGGAGTATTAGGCCTTATGCGCGAAAAGAAGCTCTAGGGGAAAAGGATTTTGCTAGGAAATGGTCAGTAAAACTTGTAACTGATCGCCCAGATATCCCTCGATGCACTCGTAATCACAGTGTTCCTGCAATCCTTTTCTCTGTTGGGGGATATTCAGGAAACTTTTTCCATGCCTTCACTGATATAATTGTCCCACTATACTCAACTGCTCAACCTTTTAATAGAGAAGTACAATTTCTCATTACCAACAGAAAATCTTCGTGGATTGCAAAGTTCAAAACATTATTGGAGGCACTGTCTAGATATGAGATCATAGACATCGATGACAGACATGATATGCATTGCTTCCAGAGCCTAACAATTGGCCTTAAAGGTCGAAACAACAAAGAGCTCAGTATCGATTCTTCCACCTCTCCATATTCTATGAAGGACTTCACGCAGTTTTTAAGAAGATGGTATTCCTTAAAGAAAATAACAGCAGCCAAAATCAGGGATGGCGATAAGAGAAAGCCTCGGCTTCTAATCATTTCAAGAAAGAGATCAAGAGCTTTCACAAATGTTGGTGAAATTGCTGAACTGGCAGAAAGCTTGAGCTACCAAGTAATTGTCGCAGAGCCTGGGCCAGATGTATCAGGATTTGCAAAAATCATCAACTCTTGTGATGTAGTGATGGGAGTTCATGGTGCTGGCCTAACCAACATTGTTTTCCTTCCTGAAAATGCAATCTTGATTCAAGTAGTTCCATTTGGAAGGGTAGAATGGGCGTCAAGAGTCTCCTTTGAAGACCCTGCAAAGGACATGAACATAAGGTACTTGGACTACAAAATTAAGGTAGAAGAGAGCACTTTGATACAGCAATACCCAGCCGACCATGTAGTTTTAAGGGATCCCTCTGTAATCGGGAAACAGGGTTGGTTGGCATTTCGTTCAATATACTTGGACAAGCAAAATGTAACGCTAGATGTGAATAGGTTTAGACCCACTTTGGTAAAAGCTTTAGAACTTTTGCATCAGTGAATACGTTTCTCTCATGATACAAAGCATTACCTCATTGTTTTCTTACAAGTTTTACagtaaaaattcattttatatac
It encodes:
- the LOC7462468 gene encoding beta-1,2-xylosyltransferase XYXT1 isoform X2; protein product: MMNDNLLTRSFSKHERKKLGYGALAACLLITLSFFIVFNPYLGPLPLLNFMLSTGDDQKLFAVNDTSSSLQMDKGLFVIYFEDAEIITINDASSSQEAVAREMVRNEKKLINDTGSSRQTINEIVIKDSLIVNDTSSSQQIATDADAATMNEKIELRCNIMGRSEFCEIKGDIRIDGNSSTAFIVSSETDILTAENTSWSIRPYARKEALGEKDFARKWSVKLVTDRPDIPRCTRNHSVPAILFSVGGYSGNFFHAFTDIIVPLYSTAQPFNREVQFLITNRKSSWIAKFKTLLEALSRYEIIDIDDRHDMHCFQSLTIGLKGRNNKELSIDSSTSPYSMKDFTQFLRRWYSLKKITAAKIRDGDKRKPRLLIISRKRSRAFTNVGEIAELAESLSYQVIVAEPGPDVSGFAKIINSCDVVMGVHGAGLTNIVFLPENAILIQVVPFGRVEWASRVSFEDPAKDMNIRYLDYKIKVEESTLIQQYPADHVVLRDPSVIGKQGWLAFRSIYLDKQNVTLDVNRFRPTLVKALELLHQ
- the LOC7462468 gene encoding alpha-1,3-arabinosyltransferase XAT2 isoform X6 is translated as MTQVALCKWTKDAEIITINDASSSQEAVARDAEMVRNEKKLINDTGSSRQTINEIVIKDSLIVNDTSSSQQIATDADAATMNEKIELRCNIMGRSEFCEIKGDIRIDGNSSTAFIVSSETDILTAENTSWSIRPYARKEALGEKDFARKWSVKLVTDRPDIPRCTRNHSVPAILFSVGGYSGNFFHAFTDIIVPLYSTAQPFNREVQFLITNRKSSWIAKFKTLLEALSRYEIIDIDDRHDMHCFQSLTIGLKGRNNKELSIDSSTSPYSMKDFTQFLRRWYSLKKITAAKIRDGDKRKPRLLIISRKRSRAFTNVGEIAELAESLSYQVIVAEPGPDVSGFAKIINSCDVVMGVHGAGLTNIVFLPENAILIQVVPFGRVEWASRVSFEDPAKDMNIRYLDYKIKVEESTLIQQYPADHVVLRDPSVIGKQGWLAFRSIYLDKQNVTLDVNRFRPTLVKALELLHQ
- the LOC7462468 gene encoding beta-1,2-xylosyltransferase XYXT1 isoform X5, which translates into the protein MMNDNLLTRSFSKHERKKLGYGALAACLLITLSFFIVFNPYLGPLPLLNFMLSTGDDQKLFAVNDTSSSLQMDKEIITINDASSSQEAVAREMVRNEKKLINDTGSSRQTINEIVIKDSLIVNDTSSSQQIATDADAATMNEKIELRCNIMGRSEFCEIKGDIRIDGNSSTAFIVSSETDILTAENTSWSIRPYARKEALGEKDFARKWSVKLVTDRPDIPRCTRNHSVPAILFSVGGYSGNFFHAFTDIIVPLYSTAQPFNREVQFLITNRKSSWIAKFKTLLEALSRYEIIDIDDRHDMHCFQSLTIGLKGRNNKELSIDSSTSPYSMKDFTQFLRRWYSLKKITAAKIRDGDKRKPRLLIISRKRSRAFTNVGEIAELAESLSYQVIVAEPGPDVSGFAKIINSCDVVMGVHGAGLTNIVFLPENAILIQVVPFGRVEWASRVSFEDPAKDMNIRYLDYKIKVEESTLIQQYPADHVVLRDPSVIGKQGWLAFRSIYLDKQNVTLDVNRFRPTLVKALELLHQ
- the LOC7462468 gene encoding beta-1,2-xylosyltransferase XYXT1 isoform X1 gives rise to the protein MMNDNLLTRSFSKHERKKLGYGALAACLLITLSFFIVFNPYLGPLPLLNFMLSTGDDQKLFAVNDTSSSLQMDKGLFVIYFEDAEIITINDASSSQEAVARDAEMVRNEKKLINDTGSSRQTINEIVIKDSLIVNDTSSSQQIATDADAATMNEKIELRCNIMGRSEFCEIKGDIRIDGNSSTAFIVSSETDILTAENTSWSIRPYARKEALGEKDFARKWSVKLVTDRPDIPRCTRNHSVPAILFSVGGYSGNFFHAFTDIIVPLYSTAQPFNREVQFLITNRKSSWIAKFKTLLEALSRYEIIDIDDRHDMHCFQSLTIGLKGRNNKELSIDSSTSPYSMKDFTQFLRRWYSLKKITAAKIRDGDKRKPRLLIISRKRSRAFTNVGEIAELAESLSYQVIVAEPGPDVSGFAKIINSCDVVMGVHGAGLTNIVFLPENAILIQVVPFGRVEWASRVSFEDPAKDMNIRYLDYKIKVEESTLIQQYPADHVVLRDPSVIGKQGWLAFRSIYLDKQNVTLDVNRFRPTLVKALELLHQ
- the LOC7462468 gene encoding beta-1,2-xylosyltransferase XYXT1 isoform X3, with translation MMNDNLLTRSFSKHERKKLGYGALAACLLITLSFFIVFNPYLGPLPLLNFMLSTGDDQKLFAVNDTSSSLQMDKGLFVIYFEDAEIITINDASSSQEAVARDAEMVRNEKKLINDTGSSRQTINEIVIKDSLIVNDTSSSQQIATDAATMNEKIELRCNIMGRSEFCEIKGDIRIDGNSSTAFIVSSETDILTAENTSWSIRPYARKEALGEKDFARKWSVKLVTDRPDIPRCTRNHSVPAILFSVGGYSGNFFHAFTDIIVPLYSTAQPFNREVQFLITNRKSSWIAKFKTLLEALSRYEIIDIDDRHDMHCFQSLTIGLKGRNNKELSIDSSTSPYSMKDFTQFLRRWYSLKKITAAKIRDGDKRKPRLLIISRKRSRAFTNVGEIAELAESLSYQVIVAEPGPDVSGFAKIINSCDVVMGVHGAGLTNIVFLPENAILIQVVPFGRVEWASRVSFEDPAKDMNIRYLDYKIKVEESTLIQQYPADHVVLRDPSVIGKQGWLAFRSIYLDKQNVTLDVNRFRPTLVKALELLHQ
- the LOC7462468 gene encoding alpha-1,3-arabinosyltransferase XAT2 isoform X7 produces the protein MTQVALCKWTKDAEIITINDASSSQEAVAREMVRNEKKLINDTGSSRQTINEIVIKDSLIVNDTSSSQQIATDADAATMNEKIELRCNIMGRSEFCEIKGDIRIDGNSSTAFIVSSETDILTAENTSWSIRPYARKEALGEKDFARKWSVKLVTDRPDIPRCTRNHSVPAILFSVGGYSGNFFHAFTDIIVPLYSTAQPFNREVQFLITNRKSSWIAKFKTLLEALSRYEIIDIDDRHDMHCFQSLTIGLKGRNNKELSIDSSTSPYSMKDFTQFLRRWYSLKKITAAKIRDGDKRKPRLLIISRKRSRAFTNVGEIAELAESLSYQVIVAEPGPDVSGFAKIINSCDVVMGVHGAGLTNIVFLPENAILIQVVPFGRVEWASRVSFEDPAKDMNIRYLDYKIKVEESTLIQQYPADHVVLRDPSVIGKQGWLAFRSIYLDKQNVTLDVNRFRPTLVKALELLHQ
- the LOC7462468 gene encoding beta-1,2-xylosyltransferase XYXT1 isoform X4; this translates as MMNDNLLTRSFSKHERKKLGYGALAACLLITLSFFIVFNPYLGPLPLLNFMLSTGDDQKLFAVNDTSSSLQMDKEIITINDASSSQEAVARDAEMVRNEKKLINDTGSSRQTINEIVIKDSLIVNDTSSSQQIATDADAATMNEKIELRCNIMGRSEFCEIKGDIRIDGNSSTAFIVSSETDILTAENTSWSIRPYARKEALGEKDFARKWSVKLVTDRPDIPRCTRNHSVPAILFSVGGYSGNFFHAFTDIIVPLYSTAQPFNREVQFLITNRKSSWIAKFKTLLEALSRYEIIDIDDRHDMHCFQSLTIGLKGRNNKELSIDSSTSPYSMKDFTQFLRRWYSLKKITAAKIRDGDKRKPRLLIISRKRSRAFTNVGEIAELAESLSYQVIVAEPGPDVSGFAKIINSCDVVMGVHGAGLTNIVFLPENAILIQVVPFGRVEWASRVSFEDPAKDMNIRYLDYKIKVEESTLIQQYPADHVVLRDPSVIGKQGWLAFRSIYLDKQNVTLDVNRFRPTLVKALELLHQ
- the LOC7462468 gene encoding alpha-1,3-arabinosyltransferase XAT2 isoform X8, giving the protein MVRNEKKLINDTGSSRQTINEIVIKDSLIVNDTSSSQQIATDAATMNEKIELRCNIMGRSEFCEIKGDIRIDGNSSTAFIVSSETDILTAENTSWSIRPYARKEALGEKDFARKWSVKLVTDRPDIPRCTRNHSVPAILFSVGGYSGNFFHAFTDIIVPLYSTAQPFNREVQFLITNRKSSWIAKFKTLLEALSRYEIIDIDDRHDMHCFQSLTIGLKGRNNKELSIDSSTSPYSMKDFTQFLRRWYSLKKITAAKIRDGDKRKPRLLIISRKRSRAFTNVGEIAELAESLSYQVIVAEPGPDVSGFAKIINSCDVVMGVHGAGLTNIVFLPENAILIQVVPFGRVEWASRVSFEDPAKDMNIRYLDYKIKVEESTLIQQYPADHVVLRDPSVIGKQGWLAFRSIYLDKQNVTLDVNRFRPTLVKALELLHQ